In Nerophis ophidion isolate RoL-2023_Sa linkage group LG02, RoL_Noph_v1.0, whole genome shotgun sequence, one DNA window encodes the following:
- the si:ch1073-459b3.2 gene encoding growth arrest-specific protein 1, which translates to MRCRCRALALLPWVLVALDAQLICWQALLRCHDEPECNLAYSQYFAACEGNIRGTRRQCPSHCINALIRLNHTRSGPDLESCECAQDPECLGAKRAIEPCLPRRHPTDAGGIGCMEARQRCEEDSHCHTSLAAYLAYCGQLFNGRKCSSKCKATIQQMLYIPNGALLNRCVCDGVERPFCEVVKENMSKLCAMGDHHGVISDQPEVDDVYEDEDYDPRQDREEDPSDHSEAAQRLSGFGTLLVVSLGFMWL; encoded by the coding sequence ATGAGATGCCGCTGCCGGGCCCTGGCACTTCTCCCCTGGGTGCTGGTGGCCTTGGACGCTCAGCTCATCTGCTGGCAGGCGCTCCTGCGCTGCCACGACGAGCCCGAGTGCAACCTCGCCTACAGCCAGTACTTCGCGGCCTGTGAGGGCAACATCCGGGGCACCAGGCGCCAGTGCCCCAGCCACTGCATCAACGCCCTCATCCGCCTCAACCACACCCGCAGCGGGCCCGACCTGGAGAGCTGCGAGTGCGCCCAGGACCCGGAGTGCTTGGGCGCCAAGCGGGCCATCGAGCCCTGCCTCCCGCGCAGGCACCCCACGGACGCCGGCGGCATCGGCTGCATGGAGGCCCGCCAGCGCTGCGAGGAGGACAGCCACTGCCACACCTCCCTGGCCGCCTACCTGGCCTACTGCGGGCAGCTCTTCAACGGGCGCAAGTGCTCGTCCAAGTGCAAGGCCACCATCCAGCAGATGCTCTACATCCCCAACGGGGCGCTGCTCAACCGCTGCGTGTGCGACGGCGTGGAGAGGCCCTTCTGCGAGGTGGTCAAGGAGAACATGAGCAAGCTCTGCGCCATGGGGGACCATCACGGGGTCATCTCGGACCAGCCGGAGGTGGACGACGTGTACGAGGATGAGGATTACGACCCCAGGCAGGACAGGGAGGAGGACCCCAGCGACCATTCCGAGGCCGCTCAAAGGTTGTCCGGCTTTGGGACGCTCCTGGTCGTCTCTTTGGGATTTATGTGGCTCTGA